From Campylobacter concisus, a single genomic window includes:
- a CDS encoding GGDEF domain-containing protein: MRRISLYTAQKIIIFSILLTHVCYFFIFLFMKEEILAVTNVFSVATYLFLLRLIYDSPENNKITMLIVQLEILFHALVCMLTLGWGYGFGLLFLASSLILFFTSFTYKFFNYIIVVVQIILSIACYVYLDGQPVKDFDGFKDLLFVFNLSMVCVFSVVVSYLLESSNLFIFLSILEEKEMAENILNHDPLTGLLNRTSMQKILSQNDLYKNRDFAIVMCDIDNFKKINDTYGHGAGDAVLKSLSGIFKNTFRDKDRVARFGGEEFLAVVLSVKKDAAVSIVERVRETLSKNIVEFENIKINATMTFGVVAHDGTGEFSLEKMIKQADNLLYAGKRSGKNIVMSADYDPKA, translated from the coding sequence ATGCGTAGAATTTCACTCTATACGGCTCAAAAAATTATCATATTTTCAATATTATTAACTCACGTCTGTTATTTTTTTATTTTTTTATTTATGAAAGAAGAAATTCTAGCGGTTACGAATGTATTTTCAGTAGCAACCTATCTTTTTCTTTTAAGGCTTATCTACGATAGCCCTGAAAATAACAAGATAACAATGCTTATAGTCCAGCTTGAAATTTTATTTCATGCATTAGTTTGTATGCTGACACTTGGATGGGGATATGGATTTGGATTATTGTTTTTAGCGTCGTCGCTAATACTGTTTTTTACTTCATTTACCTATAAATTTTTTAACTACATAATAGTTGTAGTGCAAATAATTTTATCCATAGCCTGCTATGTATATTTAGATGGCCAGCCTGTAAAAGATTTTGATGGCTTTAAAGATCTACTTTTCGTTTTTAACTTAAGTATGGTTTGTGTGTTTTCGGTTGTTGTTTCGTACCTTTTGGAGAGCTCAAATTTATTTATATTTTTAAGTATCTTAGAGGAAAAAGAGATGGCTGAAAATATCTTAAATCACGATCCATTAACAGGACTTTTAAATCGTACTTCGATGCAGAAAATTTTAAGTCAAAATGATCTTTATAAAAATAGGGACTTTGCTATCGTTATGTGCGATATTGATAACTTTAAAAAGATAAACGATACCTATGGACACGGTGCAGGAGATGCTGTTTTAAAAAGCTTATCGGGCATATTTAAAAATACATTTAGAGATAAAGATAGAGTAGCTAGATTTGGCGGAGAAGAATTTTTAGCAGTTGTCTTGAGTGTAAAAAAAGATGCGGCTGTAAGTATCGTAGAGCGTGTCAGAGAGACTTTGAGTAAAAATATAGTTGAGTTTGAAAACATAAAAATCAATGCAACAATGACTTTTGGAGTAGTTGCTCATGATGGTACGGGAGAATTTAGCTTAGAAAAGATGATAAAACAAGCTGATAATCTACTTTATGCTGGTAAGCGAAGTGGTAAAAATATCGTTATGAGTGCGGATTACGACCCAAAAGCATAA
- a CDS encoding GGDEF domain-containing protein, giving the protein MTHDFVDQSSYKAIDDIYKTILDVMMVANALSLLLFMIIATPLLFMCLFFIAAGILLRIKFDIKYRVLISLAFHLNIILLVTIIVTTMGWNTGIWIILVGVIFINYFLAFDSKSLTYIMAFLELILLILLYFIHKDEAPLIPSAIRGTIVICSIIFAFFIVLRLSMFADIITSSGYQQIRKETEELEKDSKHDFLTQLLNRRTIEKTLRFELIANKERSGNTNLVIMLGDIDNFKKINDTYGHDCGDEVLKDVASALKKSFRGKDYVCRWGGEEFLIILPDTKIEFIHEVSKRLKKQINNAKLPDKTPVTMTFGMLICANGVEVDFEQAITLVDKLLYEGKLNGKDRIELEILKKGSDA; this is encoded by the coding sequence TTGACACACGATTTTGTAGATCAAAGTAGTTATAAAGCGATTGATGATATCTATAAAACGATATTAGACGTTATGATGGTTGCAAATGCACTATCATTGTTGCTTTTTATGATCATAGCTACACCACTACTTTTTATGTGCTTATTTTTTATAGCAGCTGGAATATTGCTTAGAATAAAATTTGACATAAAATATAGAGTATTAATATCCCTAGCATTTCACCTAAATATCATATTGCTTGTTACTATTATTGTTACTACTATGGGTTGGAATACTGGAATTTGGATAATACTTGTTGGTGTAATTTTTATAAACTACTTCCTAGCGTTTGATTCAAAGAGCCTTACTTATATAATGGCATTTTTAGAACTAATCTTGCTTATACTTCTTTATTTTATTCATAAAGATGAGGCGCCGCTGATCCCATCAGCTATACGAGGGACGATAGTTATATGCAGCATTATTTTTGCTTTTTTTATTGTTTTAAGACTTTCAATGTTTGCAGATATCATCACTTCTAGTGGATATCAGCAAATAAGAAAAGAGACGGAAGAGCTTGAAAAGGACTCAAAGCATGATTTTTTAACGCAGCTTTTAAATAGAAGAACAATAGAAAAAACTTTAAGATTTGAACTAATTGCCAACAAGGAAAGAAGTGGTAATACAAATTTAGTCATAATGCTAGGCGATATTGATAATTTTAAAAAAATAAACGATACATACGGGCATGACTGCGGTGATGAGGTCTTAAAAGATGTAGCCAGTGCCTTGAAGAAATCATTTAGAGGTAAAGACTATGTTTGCCGCTGGGGCGGAGAAGAATTTTTGATAATCTTGCCCGATACAAAGATAGAATTTATCCATGAAGTGAGCAAAAGGCTTAAAAAACAGATAAACAACGCAAAACTTCCAGATAAAACTCCAGTTACTATGACCTTTGGCATGCTAATATGTGCAAATGGTGTTGAGGTGGATTTTGAGCAAGCCATAACTTTAGTAGACAAGCTGCTTTATGAAGGCAAGCTAAATGGCAAAGACCGCATCGAATTAGAAATTTTAAAAAAGGGCTCGGATGCGTAG
- a CDS encoding mechanosensitive ion channel domain-containing protein: MRKILTIILLSFVMLFGAENNKTQEENILSLTNQILTLNNQIQIIKAQQKDTNSTKADNSNLAGLQKKKNDLLEKIPLYVMQIEVTQNDIDKFILQKNNLEKKVARLEKQLNKDAYVQSAIELEKMKIDYAYFSALINLEEIFKKGAKANSIKEVIDNGLLNLQTNSYVSIKELKDSLNETSSSYDNAFAELDLKKETDEEILIYLKNNADLLSSSMILSELNLVDTVEYINKLTSINSAKFNVGKIVVIIAVFLFFVSLTRILAKLTYWLMSLIASGEGVKEAKDQIVDIVKKPISALLIIYALNICIGVGFYPVPVPLTLANIFSIVYIVAFSWLVLTILNGYGIVIIDKIAQKSRRKEVVNLVLKVVYVIVLIIALLLILQKLGFDISALIASLGIGGLAVAFAAKDIIANFFASVMMLFDNSFSQGDWIVCGDIEGTVVEVGFRKTTIRSFDNALIFVPNSKLASDPVRNWSRRKVGRRIRMLIGIEYGATTDEIKKCVDDIKTMLINHPDIAKSEDITAKKKGLKYRQSIVSVDDYAGYKSNLFVVVDDFADSSINILVYCFAKTIVWGEFLDVKQDVMLKIMDILKQNGLNFAFPSQSLYIESVKDKI; encoded by the coding sequence ATGCGTAAAATTTTAACTATCATCTTGCTCTCATTTGTAATGCTTTTTGGTGCTGAAAATAATAAAACACAAGAAGAAAATATACTAAGCCTAACAAATCAAATTTTAACTTTAAACAACCAAATCCAAATCATAAAAGCACAGCAAAAAGATACAAACTCAACAAAAGCTGATAATTCAAATTTAGCTGGACTTCAAAAGAAAAAAAATGACCTTTTGGAAAAAATTCCACTATATGTTATGCAGATTGAAGTAACTCAAAACGATATTGATAAATTTATTTTGCAAAAAAATAATTTAGAAAAAAAAGTAGCTAGATTAGAAAAGCAATTAAATAAAGATGCTTACGTTCAAAGTGCTATTGAGCTTGAGAAAATGAAGATAGATTATGCATACTTCTCAGCTTTAATTAATCTTGAAGAGATATTTAAAAAAGGTGCTAAAGCAAACTCTATAAAAGAGGTGATAGATAACGGACTTTTAAATCTACAAACAAATTCTTACGTCAGCATAAAAGAGCTAAAAGATTCGCTAAATGAGACTTCAAGCTCTTACGATAACGCATTTGCCGAGCTTGATCTAAAAAAAGAGACTGATGAGGAAATTTTAATCTATCTTAAAAACAATGCCGATCTTCTAAGTTCAAGCATGATCTTATCAGAGCTAAATTTAGTCGATACGGTCGAATATATAAATAAGCTAACTTCTATAAATTCGGCAAAATTTAACGTTGGCAAGATCGTAGTTATAATCGCAGTATTTTTATTTTTTGTCTCACTTACAAGAATTCTTGCCAAACTCACATACTGGCTTATGTCACTTATTGCATCAGGCGAAGGCGTAAAGGAAGCAAAGGATCAGATAGTAGATATCGTTAAAAAGCCTATCTCTGCACTTCTTATCATTTATGCACTAAATATTTGTATAGGTGTTGGCTTTTATCCAGTACCAGTGCCACTAACTCTAGCAAATATATTCTCGATCGTCTATATAGTCGCATTTTCATGGCTTGTTTTAACTATCCTAAATGGTTATGGCATAGTAATAATCGATAAAATTGCACAAAAGAGTAGACGAAAAGAGGTCGTAAATTTAGTTTTAAAAGTAGTCTACGTAATTGTATTAATAATCGCACTTTTACTAATTCTTCAAAAGCTTGGCTTTGATATATCAGCGCTCATAGCTTCACTTGGTATCGGTGGTCTTGCTGTTGCATTTGCTGCAAAAGACATCATCGCAAACTTCTTTGCTTCTGTTATGATGCTCTTTGATAACTCATTTTCGCAAGGAGATTGGATAGTTTGTGGTGATATAGAGGGTACTGTTGTTGAGGTTGGCTTTAGAAAGACGACTATTAGAAGTTTTGATAATGCTTTAATCTTTGTGCCAAACTCAAAACTAGCAAGTGATCCTGTTAGAAACTGGAGTAGAAGAAAAGTCGGTAGACGTATCAGAATGCTAATTGGCATTGAGTATGGAGCGACAACTGATGAGATTAAAAAATGTGTAGATGACATAAAAACTATGTTGATAAATCATCCAGATATTGCCAAAAGTGAGGATATAACAGCAAAGAAAAAAGGGCTAAAATATAGACAAAGTATAGTTTCGGTTGATGATTATGCTGGATATAAATCAAATTTATTTGTCGTGGTTGATGATTTTGCAGATAGCTCGATAAATATCTTAGTTTATTGTTTTGCAAAGACTATCGTTTGGGGAGAATTTTTAGATGTCAAGCAAGATGTAATGCTAAAGATTATGGATATTTTAAAGCAAAATGGTCTAAATTTCGCATTCCCAAGCCAAAGCTTGTATATTGAAAGTGTCAAAGATAAAATTTAA
- a CDS encoding carbonic anhydrase has protein sequence MDDSLLEGAVKFMEDGFLEHEELFKSLQNRQDPHTLFISCVDSRVVPNLITNCLPGELFMVRNIANIVPPYRVSEEFLATTSAIEYALELLNIKNIIICGHSDCGGCAALYMDEKKLKTTPNVRNWIKLIEPIKREVLKFTSDDPAKMAWLTERLNVINSIENIMTYPNVKEEYEKGNLQIYGWHYIIETGEIFSYDLKEGTFKLLADKRGENA, from the coding sequence ATGGATGACTCGCTACTTGAAGGTGCGGTAAAATTTATGGAAGATGGCTTTTTGGAGCATGAAGAGCTCTTTAAAAGTCTACAAAATAGACAAGACCCACATACCCTTTTTATATCCTGTGTTGATTCAAGAGTAGTACCGAATTTGATAACAAACTGCCTCCCAGGCGAGCTTTTTATGGTGCGAAATATTGCAAACATCGTGCCACCTTATAGAGTGAGCGAAGAATTTTTGGCAACGACTTCGGCTATCGAATATGCATTAGAGCTTTTAAATATCAAAAATATCATTATTTGCGGGCACTCTGATTGTGGTGGATGTGCAGCGCTTTATATGGATGAAAAAAAGCTCAAAACTACGCCAAATGTTAGAAATTGGATAAAGCTAATAGAGCCGATCAAACGAGAAGTGCTTAAATTTACAAGCGACGATCCAGCAAAGATGGCGTGGCTAACTGAGAGATTAAATGTGATAAATTCGATCGAAAATATAATGACCTATCCAAATGTAAAAGAGGAGTATGAAAAAGGAAATCTTCAAATTTATGGCTGGCACTACATTATAGAAACCGGTGAAATTTTCAGCTACGATTTAAAAGAGGGCACATTCAAACTTTTAGCAGATAAAAGAGGTGAAAATGCGTAA
- a CDS encoding Bax inhibitor-1/YccA family protein: MSLYDRNYAKQNQEELAYSQSSLSTFIKQTYQLFAASLLSATAGAYVGISIAGVFAANRFLFWGLVIVEFALLFGLMAAKRKEGLNLILLFAFTFISGLTLTPLLSAILAMPSGAGIVAQAFGLTTVAFGALSVFAMNTKRDFTTMGKMLFITLIVIVAAAIINIFVKSTMFQLVIASISSILFSAYILFDTQNIIRGNYETPVEGAVALYLDFVNLFTSLLQILGIFNRND, translated from the coding sequence ATGAGTCTGTATGATAGGAACTACGCAAAACAAAATCAAGAAGAACTTGCGTACTCTCAAAGCTCACTAAGTACTTTTATAAAACAAACTTATCAACTTTTTGCAGCATCACTACTTTCAGCAACAGCTGGCGCTTATGTAGGTATTAGCATCGCTGGCGTTTTTGCGGCAAATAGATTTTTGTTTTGGGGACTTGTTATAGTCGAGTTTGCACTACTTTTTGGCTTAATGGCAGCTAAACGTAAAGAGGGATTAAATTTAATACTTCTATTTGCGTTTACTTTCATAAGTGGTCTTACGTTAACTCCGCTACTTTCAGCGATCCTTGCCATGCCAAGTGGAGCTGGTATTGTAGCTCAAGCATTTGGACTAACAACAGTTGCTTTTGGTGCATTAAGTGTCTTTGCAATGAATACAAAACGTGACTTTACAACAATGGGTAAAATGTTGTTCATAACCTTAATTGTTATCGTTGCAGCAGCTATTATCAATATTTTTGTTAAAAGTACAATGTTCCAACTTGTAATCGCAAGTATTTCATCGATCCTATTTAGCGCATATATACTTTTTGATACGCAAAATATTATCCGTGGAAACTACGAAACTCCAGTTGAAGGCGCAGTTGCTTTGTATCTTGATTTTGTAAATCTATTTACATCATTACTACAAATTTTAGGAATTTTTAATAGAAACGACTAA
- a CDS encoding thiamine-phosphate pyrophosphorylase: METTKDERIYRVIDANLNRLKEGLRVVEDMKRYVFDDAKLAYKIKSLRHKAKIPQKEFLKFRNSQNDVLKTSTKSEQARENLDEIITANFKRAQESARVLEECFKLINLEQAELFKSIRYELYELEKEL, encoded by the coding sequence ATAGAAACGACTAAAGATGAGCGCATCTACCGAGTAATAGATGCGAATCTAAATAGGCTAAAAGAAGGGCTTCGCGTTGTTGAAGATATGAAAAGATATGTCTTTGATGACGCCAAGCTCGCCTATAAGATAAAATCCCTCCGCCACAAGGCAAAGATCCCGCAAAAAGAATTTTTAAAATTTAGAAATTCTCAAAACGACGTTTTAAAAACTAGCACAAAAAGCGAGCAAGCTAGAGAAAATTTAGATGAGATAATCACTGCAAATTTTAAGCGCGCTCAGGAGAGTGCTCGCGTGCTTGAAGAGTGCTTTAAGCTCATAAATTTAGAACAAGCCGAGCTTTTTAAAAGCATAAGATACGAGCTTTATGAGCTTGAAAAAGAACTTTAA
- the secG gene encoding preprotein translocase subunit SecG encodes MSLIFLILQFALAVIITIAVLLQKSSSIGLGAYSGSNESLFGAKGPAGFLAKFTFIVGILFILNTLALGYFYNKDLKRSIVDSVDSKSLVIPKSTDVPSAPSAPQTPAK; translated from the coding sequence GTGAGTTTAATATTTTTGATCTTACAGTTTGCTCTAGCTGTCATCATAACTATCGCTGTTTTACTTCAAAAAAGCTCATCTATTGGACTTGGGGCATATAGCGGAAGTAACGAGAGTCTTTTTGGAGCAAAAGGACCAGCTGGATTTTTAGCTAAATTTACTTTTATCGTAGGTATTTTATTTATCTTAAATACACTTGCACTTGGATACTTCTACAATAAAGATCTAAAACGCTCTATCGTTGATAGCGTCGATAGTAAATCTCTAGTCATACCAAAGTCAACCGACGTACCATCAGCTCCTAGTGCACCACAAACTCCAGCAAAATAA
- a CDS encoding polysaccharide deacetylase family protein: MIKTLLASFLTLTFALADAHILVYHRFDDPRHTSTDISIKNLREQFEYFKNNGYEVVKLSKLVDAVNAGEKIPDNWIVITVDDGYKSFYNKALSVFKEYNYPFALMLYVEASANKYGDYLDFDQIKELEAYGEIGYHSYAHPRMTKLSDEALREDFQKGVETFEKHMGYKPKYFAVPYGEIDSRVVALAKEFGFLALLNQNSGAVSDKSDVYDLYRTPVMNGTKIALTFNSKFLNAQWIFPDSYPQNNAIDKLIIKTDTNASEGSFFMTGFDGFRKVPMTNGVFECKFNPPLDKRKVLMSLKVDHHRSTKLLIKDTNAK, from the coding sequence ATGATAAAAACACTTTTAGCGTCATTCTTGACGCTAACATTTGCTTTAGCAGACGCTCATATTTTAGTCTATCATCGCTTTGATGATCCAAGACATACAAGCACTGATATTTCTATTAAAAATTTAAGAGAGCAGTTTGAATATTTCAAAAATAATGGCTATGAAGTCGTTAAGCTCTCAAAGCTAGTCGATGCTGTAAATGCTGGCGAAAAAATACCTGATAACTGGATCGTCATCACTGTAGATGATGGTTATAAAAGTTTCTATAACAAGGCCCTTAGTGTATTTAAAGAGTATAACTATCCATTTGCACTAATGCTTTATGTGGAAGCCAGTGCAAATAAATATGGCGATTATTTGGATTTTGATCAGATTAAAGAACTTGAGGCTTATGGCGAGATTGGGTACCACTCGTACGCTCATCCAAGGATGACGAAGCTTAGCGATGAGGCATTAAGAGAGGATTTTCAAAAGGGCGTTGAAACCTTTGAAAAACACATGGGCTATAAGCCAAAATACTTCGCAGTGCCTTACGGCGAGATCGATAGTAGAGTGGTTGCTCTTGCAAAGGAATTTGGCTTTTTAGCACTTTTAAATCAAAACTCAGGCGCAGTTTCAGATAAAAGCGACGTTTACGATCTTTACAGAACGCCCGTAATGAACGGTACAAAAATAGCACTAACTTTTAATAGTAAATTTCTAAATGCCCAGTGGATATTTCCGGATAGCTATCCACAAAATAATGCAATAGATAAACTCATTATAAAAACTGATACAAACGCCAGTGAAGGTAGTTTTTTCATGACTGGCTTTGACGGCTTTAGAAAAGTACCTATGACAAATGGCGTTTTTGAGTGTAAATTTAACCCACCACTTGATAAGCGCAAAGTGTTAATGTCGCTAAAAGTAGATCATCACAGAAGCACAAAACTTCTAATAAAGGACACCAATGCTAAATAA
- the frr gene encoding ribosome recycling factor: MLNKIYDTQKEGCEKAIASLKRDFTTLRTGKVNINILDNVMVDYYGSPTPLNQVATVLTSDASTIAITPWEKSMIKAISSAIQAANIGVNPNSDGESVKLFFPPMTVEQRQENAKHAKAMGEKAKVSIRNVRKDANDEVKKLEKDKAITEDESKKGQDEVQKITDTYTAKIDTLVKEKEAELLKI; this comes from the coding sequence ATGCTAAATAAAATTTACGATACCCAAAAAGAGGGTTGCGAAAAGGCGATCGCTTCTTTAAAGCGCGATTTTACAACGCTAAGAACTGGCAAAGTAAATATCAACATCCTAGATAACGTCATGGTTGATTATTATGGCTCGCCAACTCCGCTTAACCAAGTAGCCACCGTGCTTACAAGTGACGCTTCAACTATCGCTATCACTCCTTGGGAAAAGAGCATGATAAAAGCGATCTCATCAGCCATCCAAGCTGCAAATATCGGCGTCAATCCAAATAGCGACGGCGAGAGCGTTAAGCTATTTTTCCCACCGATGACCGTCGAGCAACGCCAAGAAAATGCAAAACACGCAAAAGCTATGGGCGAAAAGGCCAAAGTTAGCATCAGAAACGTGAGAAAAGACGCAAATGACGAGGTCAAAAAGCTTGAAAAAGACAAGGCTATAACAGAAGACGAGAGCAAAAAAGGTCAAGATGAGGTTCAAAAGATAACTGACACCTACACTGCAAAAATCGATACTCTTGTAAAAGAAAAAGAAGCCGAGCTTTTAAAAATCTAA
- a CDS encoding spore coat protein has protein sequence MQNLKQYVNEILKSHSDGNDRIFSFEFDGQKFWLKRIEKNIEGSFLTKIFKPNPYKSFTNEIKKLEILNEAKAPAPKLILKSTEFFVIEDVGEPISRLFKYSNDEKFKHEILLKAAHALAGLHALNFAHGRPALRDIAIKNDEIKFLDFESKFFSHDLELQKCRDLLVFIDELFRFKISDEFASEVISEYLAAGGSEIYARSLQLIIKFKPLYYLLKPFKSLNKKDLNAVIRTFEYLLPIAQNK, from the coding sequence ATGCAAAATTTAAAACAATATGTCAATGAAATTTTAAAAAGTCATAGTGACGGCAATGATCGTATCTTTAGCTTTGAATTTGATGGACAAAAATTTTGGTTAAAACGTATTGAAAAAAATATTGAAGGTAGTTTTTTAACTAAAATTTTCAAGCCAAATCCTTATAAATCATTTACCAACGAAATAAAGAAACTTGAAATTTTAAACGAAGCCAAAGCTCCTGCCCCAAAACTCATTCTAAAAAGTACTGAGTTTTTCGTGATAGAAGATGTCGGTGAACCGATTTCTCGGCTTTTTAAGTATAGCAACGATGAAAAATTTAAACATGAAATTCTACTAAAAGCGGCCCACGCGCTAGCTGGACTTCACGCATTAAATTTTGCGCACGGACGCCCGGCTCTTAGGGACATTGCCATAAAAAATGATGAGATAAAATTTTTAGACTTTGAGTCAAAATTTTTTAGCCATGACCTAGAGCTTCAAAAGTGTCGCGATCTGCTTGTTTTTATAGATGAGTTATTTCGTTTTAAAATTTCAGACGAGTTTGCAAGCGAAGTCATTAGCGAATATTTGGCAGCCGGAGGGAGTGAAATTTACGCGCGCTCACTACAGCTAATTATAAAATTTAAACCACTTTATTACTTACTAAAACCATTTAAATCTCTAAATAAAAAGGATCTAAACGCAGTCATCAGAACCTTTGAGTATCTCTTACCGATCGCCCAAAATAAATAG
- a CDS encoding PepSY-associated TM helix domain-containing protein codes for MFLKRGKIIFNIHLIIGLIAAIPLIFMTLSAPFASYREEIKSAINKNFINLVPSEKENLSLNELLAKAKNEIQFDTLESLQIGGANEAYRISITKDKKQLNFFIDPRSGEVISEDWGEKTRMIILSLHRNLGLALLDSKVPANIGKQIVAISSIIMALLAISGLILYAPAIKRNLLNSLKIKTNAKGYACFYNLHTSLGTYVAILLVVMSLTGLYWSYGWVRNSVNSVFFELKPSQAQRAMPQRNLIPISDEKFKEIETAEQIFKDNVTLELKSLTINVPENNQSTYTINYETSESQVGKLKLDASAGKIKENKLVSKAESIPEAKKAGRKVLSLHTGEMFGEVGQIVFAISCVIAVLLIITGFLMTIKRSKAV; via the coding sequence ATGTTTTTAAAACGAGGAAAAATCATCTTCAACATCCACCTAATAATTGGGCTAATTGCGGCTATTCCGCTAATATTCATGACTCTTTCAGCACCATTTGCGTCTTATAGAGAAGAGATTAAAAGTGCGATAAATAAAAATTTTATAAACCTAGTTCCTAGTGAAAAAGAAAATTTAAGTTTAAATGAACTCCTAGCTAAAGCAAAAAATGAGATTCAATTTGATACGCTTGAAAGCTTACAAATAGGTGGAGCAAATGAAGCTTATCGTATAAGCATTACAAAGGATAAAAAGCAATTAAATTTCTTCATAGATCCAAGAAGTGGCGAGGTGATCAGTGAGGACTGGGGCGAAAAGACTCGCATGATAATACTAAGCCTACATAGAAATCTAGGCCTTGCTCTGCTTGATAGCAAAGTCCCAGCCAATATCGGCAAACAAATAGTTGCCATTAGCTCTATCATCATGGCTCTGCTTGCTATCAGTGGTCTCATCCTCTACGCACCAGCGATAAAGCGAAATTTGCTAAATTCGCTAAAGATCAAAACAAACGCAAAGGGCTACGCCTGCTTTTACAACCTCCACACGAGCCTTGGCACCTACGTGGCAATCCTACTTGTCGTGATGTCTCTAACTGGTCTTTACTGGTCTTATGGCTGGGTCAGAAACAGCGTAAATAGCGTATTTTTCGAGCTAAAACCAAGCCAAGCGCAAAGAGCAATGCCTCAAAGAAATTTAATCCCAATAAGCGATGAGAAATTTAAAGAGATCGAGACCGCGGAGCAAATTTTTAAAGACAATGTCACGCTAGAGCTAAAATCGCTCACGATAAACGTGCCTGAAAACAACCAAAGCACCTACACCATAAACTACGAAACTAGCGAGAGCCAAGTGGGCAAACTAAAGCTTGACGCGAGCGCTGGCAAGATCAAAGAAAACAAGCTTGTTAGCAAGGCTGAGAGCATCCCAGAGGCAAAAAAGGCTGGTCGCAAGGTGCTTAGCCTGCACACTGGAGAGATGTTTGGCGAGGTCGGTCAGATCGTCTTTGCTATCTCTTGCGTGATCGCAGTTTTACTAATAATAACTGGCTTTTTGATGACCATAAAAAGGAGCAAAGCCGTCTAA
- a CDS encoding ribonucleotide-diphosphate reductase subunit beta → MNRKRIYNPSSNENLTDRRVFNGNPHGILNFTKAKYEWALKLWDLMEANTWFPKEVDTTDDVRDYAYNLTEAEKRMYDLVWSQLISMDSFQTNNLADNINPYITAPEINAVLSRQAYEEANHSKSYAVMVEAICDNTDLIYEMEKHDDVLREKNDYISSVYEELAGEVTDEKLLLAMVANQILEGIYFYSGFTAIYALARAGKMLGSAQMIRFIQRDEITHLLLFQNMINSVRKERPDLFTPETEAKIYDMFEKAGNLEIKWGKYITQNQIMGFTDDIIEQYIHYLIDQRLVAIGLKRKYNVAHPIKWVDDFAKFNDQKSNFFEAKVTNYSKGSISFDDF, encoded by the coding sequence ATGAACAGAAAACGCATCTACAACCCAAGCTCAAATGAAAATTTGACTGACAGAAGAGTCTTTAACGGCAACCCACACGGCATTTTAAATTTCACCAAGGCAAAATACGAGTGGGCGTTAAAGCTTTGGGACCTCATGGAGGCAAACACATGGTTTCCAAAAGAGGTCGACACTACAGACGACGTGCGTGACTACGCTTACAACCTCACAGAGGCTGAAAAACGCATGTATGACCTAGTTTGGAGCCAGCTCATCTCGATGGATAGCTTCCAGACAAACAACCTGGCTGACAACATCAACCCTTACATCACCGCACCAGAGATCAACGCCGTGCTAAGCCGCCAAGCCTACGAAGAGGCAAACCACAGCAAGTCTTACGCTGTCATGGTCGAAGCGATCTGTGACAACACCGATCTCATCTACGAGATGGAGAAACACGACGACGTCTTGCGCGAGAAAAATGACTACATCTCAAGCGTCTATGAGGAGCTTGCAGGCGAAGTGACTGATGAGAAACTACTTCTTGCGATGGTGGCAAACCAAATTTTAGAGGGTATTTATTTTTACAGCGGCTTTACAGCGATCTACGCTCTAGCACGTGCTGGCAAGATGCTAGGCTCAGCGCAGATGATACGCTTCATCCAACGCGACGAGATCACGCACCTGCTTTTGTTTCAAAACATGATAAATTCAGTTCGCAAAGAGAGGCCTGACCTTTTCACGCCTGAGACTGAGGCAAAAATTTATGATATGTTTGAAAAAGCTGGAAATTTAGAGATCAAATGGGGCAAATACATCACCCAAAACCAAATAATGGGCTTTACAGACGATATCATCGAGCAGTACATCCACTATCTCATCGACCAGCGCCTAGTTGCGATCGGTCTAAAACGCAAATACAACGTCGCTCACCCGATCAAATGGGTCGATGACTTTGCCAAATTTAACGACCAAAAGTCAAATTTCTTTGAAGCAAAGGTGACAAACTATAGCAAGGGAAGTATCAGCTTTGATGACTTTTAA